One stretch of Pseudomonas sp. NC02 DNA includes these proteins:
- a CDS encoding homoserine dehydrogenase, producing the protein MKPVKVGICGLGTVGGGTFNVLQRNAEEISRRAGRGIEVAQIATRTPKPQFQTTGIAITNDVFEVATNPEIDIVIELVGGYTVARELVLKAIENGKHVVTANKALIAVHGNEIFAKAREKGVIVAFEAAVAGGIPVIKAIREGLSANRINWVAGIINGTGNFILTEMREKGRTFEDVLAEAQALGYAEADPTFDVEGIDAAHKLTILASIAFGIPLQFDKAYTEGITKLTTADVNYAEALGYRIKHLGVARSTPAGIELRVHPTLIPADRLIANVNGVMNAVMVNGDAAGSTLFYGAGAGMEPTASSVIADLVDVVRAMTSDPENRVPHLAFQPDSLSAHPILPIEACESAYYLRIQAKDHPGVLAQVASILSERGINIESIMQKEVEEQDGLVPMILLTHRVLEQHINDAIAALEALQGVVGPVVRIRVEHLN; encoded by the coding sequence GTGAAACCGGTCAAAGTAGGCATCTGTGGGTTAGGGACCGTCGGTGGCGGCACCTTCAACGTACTTCAGCGTAACGCTGAAGAAATTTCCCGCCGTGCAGGGCGTGGGATTGAAGTGGCACAAATTGCCACGCGTACGCCAAAGCCTCAGTTCCAAACGACCGGTATTGCGATTACCAACGATGTCTTCGAAGTCGCCACCAACCCTGAAATCGATATCGTCATCGAGCTGGTAGGCGGCTACACCGTGGCCCGCGAGCTGGTGCTCAAGGCCATCGAAAACGGCAAGCATGTGGTCACTGCCAACAAGGCGCTGATTGCCGTGCACGGTAACGAAATCTTCGCCAAGGCCCGCGAGAAGGGCGTGATCGTGGCGTTCGAAGCCGCCGTGGCCGGTGGCATCCCGGTGATCAAGGCGATCCGTGAAGGCCTGTCCGCCAACCGTATCAACTGGGTGGCCGGCATCATCAACGGCACCGGTAACTTCATCCTCACCGAAATGCGCGAGAAGGGCCGTACCTTCGAAGACGTGCTGGCCGAAGCCCAGGCCCTGGGTTACGCCGAAGCCGATCCGACCTTCGACGTGGAAGGCATCGACGCTGCCCACAAGCTGACCATCCTGGCGTCCATCGCCTTTGGTATCCCGTTGCAGTTCGACAAGGCCTACACCGAAGGCATCACCAAGCTGACCACCGCCGACGTGAACTACGCCGAAGCCCTGGGCTACCGCATCAAGCACCTCGGTGTGGCGCGCAGCACCCCGGCCGGTATCGAGCTGCGTGTGCACCCGACACTGATCCCGGCCGACCGCCTGATCGCCAACGTCAATGGCGTGATGAACGCCGTGATGGTCAACGGTGACGCTGCCGGTTCCACCCTGTTCTACGGCGCCGGCGCCGGCATGGAGCCGACCGCTTCGTCTGTGATCGCCGACCTGGTGGACGTGGTGCGTGCCATGACCAGCGACCCGGAAAACCGCGTACCGCACCTGGCCTTCCAGCCGGACTCGCTGTCGGCCCACCCGATCCTGCCGATCGAAGCCTGCGAAAGTGCCTACTACCTGCGCATCCAGGCCAAGGATCATCCGGGCGTGCTCGCCCAGGTGGCCAGCATCCTGTCGGAGCGCGGCATCAACATTGAATCGATCATGCAGAAGGAAGTCGAAGAACAGGACGGCCTGGTGCCCATGATCCTGCTGACCCACCGTGTGCTGGAGCAGCACATCAACGACGCCATCGCCGCGCTTGAAGCGTTGCAGGGCGTGGTTGGGCCGGTGGTGCGGATTCGCGTCGAACACCTGAACTAA
- the thrC gene encoding threonine synthase has translation MRYISTRGQAPALNFEDVLLAGLATDGGLYVPENLPRFTQEEIASWAGLPYHELAFRVMRPFVTGSIPDADFKKILEETYGVFSHSAIAPLRQLNGNEWVLELFHGPTLAFKDFALQLLGRLLDYVLEKRGERVVIIGATSGDTGSAAIEGCKHCENVDIFILHPHNRVSEVQRRQMTTIFGENIHNIAIEGNFDDCQEMVKASFADQSFLKGTRLVAVNSINWARIMAQIVYYFHASLQLGGPARSVSFSVPTGNFGDIFAGYLARNMGLPINQLIVATNRNDILHRFMSGNQYVKETLHATLSPSMDIMVSSNFERLLFDMHGRNGAALAGLMDSFKQGGGFSVEQERWTETRKLFDSLAVDDAETCETIAEVYAQTGELLDPHTAIGVKAARECRRSLDIPMVILGTAHPVKFPEAVEKAGVGKALELPPHLTDLFEREERCTVLANDLKAVQAFVSQHGNRGKPL, from the coding sequence ATGCGTTATATCAGCACCCGCGGCCAGGCACCGGCCCTGAATTTCGAAGACGTTCTGCTGGCCGGTCTGGCCACTGACGGCGGCCTGTACGTGCCGGAAAATCTGCCACGCTTCACCCAGGAAGAAATCGCTTCGTGGGCCGGCCTGCCGTACCACGAGCTGGCGTTCCGGGTCATGCGCCCGTTCGTCACCGGCAGCATCCCGGATGCGGATTTCAAGAAGATCCTGGAAGAAACCTACGGCGTGTTTTCCCACAGCGCCATCGCCCCGTTGCGTCAACTGAACGGCAACGAATGGGTCCTGGAGCTGTTCCACGGCCCAACCCTGGCGTTCAAGGACTTCGCCCTGCAACTGCTGGGTCGCCTGCTGGACTACGTGCTGGAAAAACGCGGTGAGCGCGTGGTGATCATCGGCGCTACTTCCGGTGATACCGGCTCGGCGGCGATCGAAGGCTGCAAGCACTGCGAAAACGTCGACATCTTCATCCTGCACCCGCACAACCGCGTGTCGGAAGTGCAGCGTCGGCAGATGACCACGATCTTCGGCGAGAACATCCACAACATCGCCATCGAAGGCAACTTCGATGACTGCCAGGAAATGGTCAAGGCCAGCTTCGCCGACCAGAGCTTCCTCAAGGGCACCCGCCTGGTAGCGGTGAACTCGATCAACTGGGCGCGGATCATGGCCCAGATCGTCTACTACTTCCATGCTTCCCTGCAGTTGGGCGGCCCGGCGCGTTCGGTGTCGTTCTCGGTGCCAACCGGCAACTTCGGCGACATCTTCGCCGGTTACCTGGCACGCAACATGGGCCTGCCGATCAACCAGTTGATCGTCGCCACCAACCGCAACGACATCCTGCACCGCTTCATGAGCGGCAACCAGTACGTCAAGGAAACCCTGCACGCCACACTGTCGCCGTCGATGGACATCATGGTCTCGTCGAACTTCGAACGCCTGCTGTTCGACATGCACGGTCGCAACGGTGCTGCACTGGCCGGCCTGATGGACAGCTTCAAGCAAGGTGGCGGTTTCAGCGTCGAGCAGGAGCGCTGGACCGAAACCCGCAAGCTGTTCGACTCCCTGGCGGTGGACGACGCAGAAACCTGCGAGACCATCGCCGAAGTCTACGCCCAGACCGGCGAGCTGCTGGACCCGCACACCGCCATTGGTGTCAAGGCCGCGCGTGAATGCCGCCGCAGCCTGGACATCCCGATGGTGATTCTCGGCACCGCGCACCCGGTCAAATTCCCGGAAGCGGTAGAGAAGGCCGGGGTTGGCAAGGCGCTGGAATTGCCGCCGCACCTCACCGACCTGTTTGAGCGTGAAGAGCGTTGCACGGTATTGGCCAATGACCTGAAAGCGGTGCAGGCGTTTGTCAGCCAGCATGGCAATCGCGGCAAGCCACTCTGA